In Bacteroidota bacterium, one genomic interval encodes:
- a CDS encoding carboxypeptidase-like regulatory domain-containing protein: MKYYYLFMLFTVAAFCPGIAPGQSRQYSATVIDAESSAPLANVNIIIKETLKGTKTDNNGLFTLRIENDETLVFSHIAYEAFEMNINDKNPLEIRLKRKVSQLAPLTIKAPAPEDLIGNKPFFIIDYEFSGNNLLMLGFNNGEFDSRLFLADKEGTIITTIPVMRPEQLFRDCMGNVFLITKTTACEIKTDGKNVELLYPVARDEFFYVYNKLAGHSDGHYFLKDYYNGNKSLVYYNYVVADSSYNELRVIEDNDAIQRSRWGGYFDGDEEDVDFMQRIINKPVYAPLLVVHDTIYIFNYLSQVIEKYLPDGTLEVLTPMEYGNENSFRKEMCFDTETGKVYALFLKNGISSIREVDCKTGKTVNSLSIPDFVYIDKIKVNNGNLFFLYKENKTDGFKKLYRMKVDS, from the coding sequence ATGAAATATTATTACCTGTTCATGTTGTTTACTGTTGCTGCTTTTTGTCCGGGCATAGCTCCCGGACAGAGCAGGCAGTATTCGGCTACGGTAATAGATGCTGAATCTTCGGCGCCTCTGGCAAATGTAAATATCATCATAAAAGAAACTTTAAAAGGAACAAAAACGGATAACAACGGACTGTTTACGCTGCGCATTGAAAACGATGAAACACTTGTGTTTTCGCATATAGCTTACGAAGCTTTTGAAATGAATATCAATGATAAAAATCCACTGGAAATCCGTTTAAAAAGAAAAGTGAGCCAACTGGCACCGCTTACAATCAAAGCGCCTGCGCCTGAAGATTTGATTGGGAATAAACCTTTCTTCATCATTGATTACGAATTTTCAGGAAATAATTTACTGATGCTGGGTTTTAATAACGGCGAATTCGATTCCCGACTTTTTTTGGCTGATAAAGAGGGCACCATCATCACGACTATTCCGGTTATGCGCCCCGAACAATTATTTCGCGATTGCATGGGAAATGTATTTCTGATTACAAAAACAACAGCCTGCGAAATTAAAACCGACGGAAAAAATGTTGAGCTTTTATACCCTGTTGCCCGCGATGAATTCTTTTACGTTTATAACAAGCTTGCAGGGCATTCAGACGGTCATTATTTCCTGAAAGATTATTACAACGGAAACAAATCACTGGTCTATTACAACTATGTTGTTGCTGACAGCAGCTACAATGAATTGCGCGTGATTGAAGATAATGATGCCATTCAGCGTTCGCGCTGGGGCGGATATTTTGATGGTGATGAAGAAGATGTTGATTTTATGCAGCGCATCATCAATAAGCCGGTTTATGCCCCATTGCTGGTCGTCCATGATACAATTTATATTTTCAATTATCTCTCTCAGGTTATAGAAAAATACTTGCCCGACGGAACACTGGAAGTGCTTACTCCAATGGAGTACGGTAATGAAAATAGTTTCCGTAAAGAAATGTGTTTCGACACTGAAACAGGGAAAGTATATGCACTGTTTCTTAAAAATGGTATTTCAAGCATCAGAGAAGTGGATTGCAAAACCGGAAAGACTGTAAATTCGCTCAGTATTCCGGACTTTGTGTATATCGATAAAATAAAGGTGAACAACGGAAATCTTTTCTTCCTTTACAAAGAAAACAAAACCGACGGGTTCAAGAAATTATACAGAATGAAAGTTGACAGCTGA
- the tatC gene encoding twin-arginine translocase subunit TatC codes for MMLGFLFKKLSDKTDDMTFWEHADALRLHLIRAILAIFVLSIAAFFFKDFLFGTVIMGPAKTDFFSYRLLCRIGNYFNAPSLCIGEIPLKLINTELGGQLRWHIVLSVVAGAVVAFPYILRQLWVFIKPALKPNEIKSSRIMIFWMGLLFITGILFGYYVILPLTVVFLANYQLNSEIKNFITISSYISSATMLPLSIGLVFELPVLVFFMSKIGLLSVSFLKKNRKFAIVIVLLIAGIITPSTDMFTQLLVSFPLYALYELSIIVAKRVERKKKSEELAG; via the coding sequence ATGATGCTAGGGTTTCTTTTCAAAAAACTATCAGACAAGACTGACGACATGACTTTTTGGGAGCATGCCGATGCGTTGCGTCTTCACCTGATTCGTGCAATTCTTGCAATTTTTGTCCTCTCCATCGCTGCTTTTTTCTTCAAGGATTTTTTGTTCGGTACCGTAATTATGGGCCCTGCAAAAACTGATTTTTTTTCATACCGCTTACTTTGCCGCATCGGCAATTATTTTAATGCCCCATCATTGTGCATAGGTGAGATTCCGCTTAAGCTCATCAACACCGAACTTGGCGGACAGCTTCGCTGGCATATTGTGCTATCGGTTGTTGCCGGAGCAGTGGTAGCATTCCCATATATACTTCGACAACTCTGGGTATTTATTAAACCGGCATTAAAGCCTAATGAAATTAAGTCTTCCCGAATCATGATCTTTTGGATGGGGTTACTTTTCATTACCGGGATTCTGTTTGGATACTATGTAATATTGCCGCTTACCGTCGTTTTTCTTGCCAATTATCAGCTCAATTCCGAAATAAAAAACTTCATCACCATAAGCTCGTACATTTCATCAGCCACTATGCTACCGTTAAGTATCGGGCTGGTTTTCGAACTTCCCGTATTGGTTTTCTTCATGAGTAAAATTGGTCTGCTGTCGGTTTCTTTTCTGAAAAAGAATAGAAAATTCGCGATTGTAATCGTGCTGCTGATTGCCGGAATCATCACTCCTTCAACAGACATGTTCACACAATTACTTGTCTCATTTCCACTCTACGCACTGTATGAACTCAGTATAATTGTGGCTAAAAGAGTGGAGCGAAAAAAGAAATCTGAAGAGCTGGCAGGATAA
- a CDS encoding twin-arginine translocase TatA/TatE family subunit → MVTNSVLLGILGGQEIILILIIVLVLFGGKKIPELMRGLGRGVNEYNKAKNEVLDNLNDNAQAKDNTSEKGNGTK, encoded by the coding sequence ATGGTCACAAATTCAGTATTGCTTGGCATTCTTGGCGGACAGGAAATTATATTGATTCTCATCATTGTGCTCGTATTATTCGGCGGCAAAAAAATTCCTGAACTGATGCGCGGTTTGGGTCGTGGTGTGAATGAATACAACAAAGCAAAGAACGAAGTGTTGGATAACCTTAACGACAACGCACAGGCTAAAGACAATACTTCCGAAAAAGGAAACGGCACCAAGTAG
- a CDS encoding carboxypeptidase-like regulatory domain-containing protein: MKRIALFILLAALLSGATIAQNVGDIKGRIFIDKTKESLPGAIVMVKFGSQIFANSTDGNGYFTLKAVPSGVYTLTVSSMSYHKQMVYPVNVTPDKISFIPDVYLVDSALMLQGTVIIGTPIIDIEGPSKVPILPGMIDDMAGNRDLKKIIGSMIPGTYNTEDGQIFYRGSRDGDAVYIVDGVTMMDGKLNIPGGSIGSMTVYTGGTPARYGDFTGACIVIETKSYFSWLNEQQAMNSH, translated from the coding sequence ATGAAACGAATTGCCTTGTTTATTTTGCTGGCCGCTCTGCTGAGCGGAGCAACGATTGCTCAGAATGTTGGAGATATTAAAGGGCGCATCTTCATCGACAAAACCAAAGAATCGCTGCCCGGCGCTATTGTGATGGTGAAATTTGGCAGCCAGATTTTTGCCAATTCTACCGACGGAAACGGATATTTTACTCTTAAAGCAGTACCGTCCGGTGTGTATACGCTCACAGTTTCGTCTATGAGCTATCATAAGCAAATGGTATATCCGGTAAATGTAACACCCGATAAAATTTCTTTTATTCCGGATGTTTACCTCGTAGATTCAGCACTGATGCTTCAGGGTACGGTTATTATTGGCACACCAATTATTGATATTGAAGGACCTTCAAAAGTTCCTATTTTGCCCGGTATGATTGATGATATGGCAGGCAACAGGGATTTGAAAAAAATAATCGGCTCTATGATACCCGGAACATACAATACCGAGGATGGTCAGATTTTTTATCGTGGCTCCCGCGATGGCGATGCGGTTTATATTGTGGATGGCGTAACGATGATGGACGGCAAACTGAATATTCCGGGAGGCTCCATTGGCAGCATGACGGTTTATACCGGAGGAACACCCGCCCGATACGGCGATTTTACAGGCGCGTGTATTGTTATCGAAACAAAAAGTTATTTCAGCTGGCTCAACGAACAGCAGGCGATGAACAGCCACTGA